From Erwinia pyri, a single genomic window includes:
- a CDS encoding S9 family peptidase, with translation MQKPPSAKKIPFEMTLHGDTRTDNYYWLRDDQREDPAVLDYLHAENDYGKAIMQSQKALQEGLLKEIIDRIPQRDHSVPYVRKGYRYQSRYEEGNEYAIYTRQPENTTTPEHWDVLLDSNQRAAKSEFYTLGGVSITADNQVMAVAEDFLSRRLYGIRFCNLETGEWYPEVLENVSSSFTWANDGRTLYYVLKDKQTLLPWQVWRHTLGTSQQQDQLVYEEKDDTFYVGVQKTTSEAFIQITLHSSTTSEILLLDATRSDAEPQLFCPRRKDHEYYLDHYQQHFYLRSNREGINFALYRTTAFAEASWETVIPARDEVVLEEFTLFRDWLVVEEREGGLTGLRQINWQTGNEAAIVYDDPAYVTWLSINPSPETSKLRYGYSSMTTPDTLYELDLDTGERKTLKQAEVKGFDPSHYRSERHWITARDGVKVPVSLVYHRDHFRQGKNPMLVYGYGSYGSSMDADFSASRLSLLDRGFVFALTHIRGGGELGQQWYDDGRLLNKMNTFTDFIDLTQALVEKGYGAPDKLYAMGGSAGGLLMGGVINMAPELFNGVVAQVPFVDVLTTMQDESIPLTTGEYDEWGNPADETFYRYISQYSPYDRVTAQAYPHLLITTGLHDSQVQYWEPAKWAAKLRELKTDDNLLLLCTDMDAGHGGKSGRFKSYEGVALEYAFLIALAQETLSAANAN, from the coding sequence ATGCAAAAACCACCTAGTGCCAAAAAAATTCCTTTTGAGATGACCCTTCACGGGGATACTCGCACCGACAATTATTACTGGCTACGGGATGACCAGCGCGAAGATCCGGCGGTACTGGATTATCTGCATGCAGAAAATGATTACGGTAAAGCGATTATGCAGTCGCAAAAGGCGCTGCAGGAAGGCTTACTGAAAGAGATCATCGATCGTATCCCGCAGCGGGACCACTCGGTGCCCTACGTCAGGAAAGGCTATCGTTACCAGAGCCGCTATGAAGAGGGTAACGAGTACGCGATCTATACCCGCCAGCCGGAAAACACCACCACGCCCGAGCACTGGGATGTTTTGCTGGACAGCAACCAGCGTGCGGCAAAAAGCGAATTTTACACCCTGGGCGGCGTCAGCATTACGGCGGATAATCAGGTTATGGCCGTAGCGGAAGACTTTTTGTCGAGAAGGCTGTATGGCATCCGTTTTTGCAACCTTGAGACCGGAGAGTGGTATCCGGAAGTGCTGGAGAACGTCTCTTCCAGCTTTACCTGGGCTAATGATGGCCGCACCCTCTACTACGTCCTGAAAGATAAGCAGACTCTGCTGCCCTGGCAGGTCTGGCGGCATACGCTGGGGACAAGTCAGCAGCAGGATCAGCTGGTTTATGAAGAGAAGGATGATACCTTTTACGTCGGCGTCCAGAAAACCACCTCGGAAGCGTTTATTCAGATAACCCTGCACAGCAGCACGACCAGCGAAATTTTGCTGCTTGATGCCACGCGTTCAGACGCGGAACCGCAGCTCTTCTGCCCGCGTCGTAAAGATCATGAATATTATCTTGATCACTATCAGCAGCATTTTTATCTCCGCTCAAACCGCGAAGGGATAAATTTTGCCCTCTATCGCACCACCGCTTTTGCCGAAGCAAGTTGGGAAACTGTGATCCCAGCCAGGGACGAAGTGGTACTGGAAGAGTTCACGCTTTTCCGGGACTGGCTGGTGGTAGAAGAACGGGAAGGGGGCTTAACCGGGCTGCGGCAGATAAACTGGCAAACGGGTAACGAGGCTGCCATCGTGTATGACGATCCCGCCTATGTGACCTGGCTGTCGATCAATCCTTCGCCGGAGACCAGTAAATTACGTTATGGCTACTCTTCCATGACGACGCCGGATACGCTCTATGAACTGGATTTGGATACCGGAGAGCGGAAGACGCTTAAGCAGGCAGAGGTGAAAGGCTTCGACCCGAGCCATTACCGCAGCGAGCGTCACTGGATCACCGCCCGTGACGGCGTGAAGGTGCCTGTTTCACTGGTTTATCACCGCGACCATTTCCGTCAGGGCAAGAACCCGATGCTGGTTTATGGCTATGGCTCTTACGGTAGCAGCATGGATGCTGATTTCAGCGCCAGCCGCCTGAGCCTGCTCGATCGCGGATTTGTGTTCGCCCTGACCCACATTCGCGGGGGCGGCGAGCTTGGGCAGCAGTGGTACGACGATGGCCGGCTGTTGAACAAAATGAACACCTTTACCGATTTCATCGATCTTACCCAGGCTCTGGTTGAGAAAGGGTATGGCGCGCCTGACAAGCTCTATGCGATGGGGGGCAGCGCAGGCGGCCTGCTGATGGGTGGGGTGATTAACATGGCGCCAGAGCTGTTCAATGGTGTGGTGGCTCAGGTGCCGTTTGTGGACGTCTTAACCACCATGCAGGATGAATCTATTCCTTTAACCACCGGCGAATATGATGAGTGGGGCAACCCCGCTGACGAGACGTTCTATCGTTATATCAGCCAGTACAGCCCCTACGATCGCGTCACGGCTCAGGCCTATCCCCATCTGCTGATCACCACCGGGCTGCATGATTCCCAGGTGCAATACTGGGAACCGGCAAAATGGGCGGCAAAGTTAAGAGAGCTGAAGACGGATGATAATCTGCTGCTGCTTTGTACTGATATGGATGCAGGACATGGCGGTAAATCGGGACGCTTCAAATCTTATGAAGGCGTAGCGCTGGAGTATGCCTTCCTGATAGCGCTGGCGCAGGAAACGCTCAGCGCCGCTAACGCCAATTAA
- a CDS encoding tellurite resistance TerB family protein produces MSNWLQQIQTVLGSSKSGGGEGLSKMLAPGALGGLAGMLIASKSSRNLLLKYGKNALIIGGSAAAGAVLWKKYKDRVVQTHQDEPQYGQQQTPVDRRAERLVQALVFAAKSDGHIDSQERKALDEHIHQAGLGASGEKLIQQAIEMPLDPQKLAQDVKNEEEALELYFLSNLVIDVDHFMERSYLQALGDELKIPQDVRDSMAQEIQAEKQKLTA; encoded by the coding sequence ATGAGTAACTGGCTGCAACAGATTCAGACCGTATTGGGAAGCAGTAAATCAGGCGGCGGTGAGGGGCTGAGTAAGATGCTGGCACCCGGCGCGTTGGGCGGTCTGGCAGGGATGCTGATTGCCAGTAAATCGTCACGAAACCTCCTGCTCAAATATGGGAAAAACGCGCTTATTATCGGCGGTAGCGCTGCTGCGGGCGCGGTGTTATGGAAGAAATATAAAGATCGTGTGGTTCAGACGCATCAGGATGAGCCGCAATATGGGCAACAGCAAACTCCGGTGGATCGCCGGGCTGAAAGACTGGTGCAGGCGCTGGTGTTCGCTGCTAAAAGCGATGGCCATATAGATTCGCAGGAGCGCAAAGCGCTGGATGAACATATCCACCAGGCGGGTTTGGGGGCCAGCGGCGAAAAGCTGATCCAGCAAGCCATTGAGATGCCGCTCGACCCGCAGAAGCTGGCGCAGGATGTCAAAAATGAGGAGGAGGCGCTGGAGCTCTATTTTCTCAGCAATCTGGTGATTGATGTCGACCATTTTATGGAGCGCAGCTATCTCCAGGCTCTTGGCGACGAACTGAAAATCCCGCAGGACGTGCGCGACAGCATGGCGCAGGAGATCCAGGCTGAAAAGCAAAAGCTGACGGCCTGA
- a CDS encoding sugar phosphate isomerase/epimerase family protein, producing MARFINNPLFINTVLLGGTPQEKVMAAAQAGFDQVELWRQDLEAHAGDAKNLAGLLDTQQTGLTDYQVLLDFTGAPDKRRDAKRQEALQMLETAVLLGATTLLTPASTDAECIAGREEEDLRWLSREAGKRGVRIAFEAMAWSTHINTLPAAWKLVQKIDEPNLGLVVDAFHIFVRNRTVADLAGIPAEKIFLVQLSDLATLPSQDRLVDIARHQRLLPGQGNFPLYTLLNALHAQGYQGPLGLEVFNDRYHQQPPTEVAAEAFHALKRQCAATS from the coding sequence ATGGCCAGATTTATTAACAACCCATTATTTATCAACACGGTTCTGCTTGGCGGCACGCCTCAGGAGAAAGTGATGGCTGCAGCGCAGGCGGGGTTTGATCAGGTTGAGCTTTGGCGTCAGGATCTGGAAGCGCACGCTGGCGATGCCAAAAATCTGGCCGGGCTACTCGACACTCAGCAAACCGGCCTGACGGATTATCAGGTGCTGCTGGACTTTACCGGCGCGCCAGACAAACGGCGTGACGCTAAGCGCCAGGAAGCGCTGCAGATGCTGGAAACGGCGGTACTGTTAGGAGCCACTACGCTGTTAACCCCTGCCTCGACCGATGCAGAATGTATTGCCGGACGGGAAGAGGAGGATTTACGCTGGCTGAGCAGGGAAGCGGGAAAAAGAGGCGTGAGAATAGCCTTCGAGGCGATGGCATGGAGTACACATATCAATACCCTTCCGGCCGCCTGGAAGTTGGTGCAGAAGATCGATGAACCCAATCTTGGACTGGTAGTGGATGCTTTCCATATTTTTGTGCGCAACCGTACCGTGGCAGACCTTGCCGGGATCCCGGCAGAGAAAATCTTTCTGGTGCAGCTTTCCGATCTGGCTACGCTGCCTTCTCAGGATCGCCTTGTGGATATTGCCCGTCATCAGCGCTTATTACCCGGCCAGGGTAACTTTCCCCTCTATACGCTGTTAAACGCATTGCACGCGCAGGGCTATCAGGGACCTTTAGGACTGGAAGTTTTTAACGATCGGTATCATCAGCAGCCGCCAACGGAGGTGGCAGCAGAGGCGTTCCACGCCCTTAAACGGCAGTGCGCCGCCACAAGCTGA
- a CDS encoding YebG family protein, whose product MAVEIKYVVVRKGEEKMTFASKKEADAYDKMLDMAEAFSDWLSASPLTMEEDQREALGMFLAEHKDAVQHILRTSKMPEADDSVSTQDTGKAKAVSDEQAATDEQAEDEDQGEEGAETASAKPAKSRAAVRGVKAA is encoded by the coding sequence ATGGCTGTTGAAATCAAATATGTTGTCGTCAGAAAAGGTGAGGAAAAGATGACATTCGCCAGTAAAAAAGAAGCCGACGCGTACGATAAAATGCTCGATATGGCTGAAGCATTTTCAGACTGGCTGAGTGCGTCACCGCTGACCATGGAAGAAGATCAGCGTGAAGCGCTGGGCATGTTCCTGGCAGAACATAAAGATGCCGTGCAGCATATTCTTCGTACCAGCAAAATGCCGGAAGCGGACGACTCTGTGAGCACTCAAGATACGGGCAAAGCGAAGGCGGTGTCGGACGAACAGGCCGCAACGGATGAACAGGCAGAAGATGAAGATCAAGGTGAAGAGGGTGCGGAAACCGCTTCCGCTAAGCCGGCTAAAAGTCGTGCAGCCGTACGCGGCGTGAAAGCTGCCTGA
- the purT gene encoding formate-dependent phosphoribosylglycinamide formyltransferase, with the protein MTTLGTALRPAATRVMLLGSGELGKEVALECQRLGVEVIAVDRYADAPAMHVAHRSHVINMLDGEALKALVALERPDYIVPEIEAIATDMLIELEKEGQNVVPTARAARLTMNREGIRRLAAEELALPTSSYRFADSQQAFTQAAQEIGFPCIVKPVMSSSGKGQSFIREASQLDAAWGYAQQGGRAGAGRVIVEGVVKFDFEITLLTISAADGIHFCAPVGHRQEDGDYRESWQPQQMSELALQRAEQIAEQVVKALGGYGLFGVELFVCGDEVVFSEVSPRPHDTGMVTLISQDLSEFALHVRAFLGLPIGGIRQYGPAASAVILPELESDNVQFSNVGSVLGAGLQVRLFGKPEIRGKRRLGVALATGENVDDAIQRAIACAAGVKVSG; encoded by the coding sequence ATGACCACTCTTGGTACTGCGCTGCGCCCTGCCGCAACGCGCGTAATGCTGTTAGGTTCCGGGGAACTGGGTAAAGAAGTGGCGCTGGAATGTCAGCGTCTGGGCGTTGAAGTGATTGCGGTTGACCGCTACGCCGATGCCCCGGCCATGCACGTTGCTCACCGCAGCCATGTTATTAATATGCTTGATGGTGAAGCCCTGAAAGCCCTGGTTGCGCTGGAACGCCCCGATTATATCGTGCCAGAGATTGAGGCGATCGCCACCGATATGCTGATTGAGCTGGAAAAAGAGGGGCAGAATGTCGTGCCGACAGCGCGTGCGGCACGCCTGACCATGAACCGTGAAGGCATCCGCCGTCTGGCAGCCGAAGAGCTGGCGCTCCCTACTTCCAGCTACCGCTTTGCCGACAGCCAGCAGGCCTTTACTCAGGCTGCGCAGGAGATCGGTTTTCCCTGCATCGTTAAGCCGGTGATGAGCTCCTCCGGCAAAGGGCAAAGCTTTATTCGTGAAGCCTCACAGCTTGATGCCGCCTGGGGATATGCGCAGCAAGGCGGTCGTGCCGGCGCTGGCCGGGTGATTGTTGAGGGCGTGGTGAAGTTTGATTTTGAAATCACCCTGCTGACCATCAGCGCCGCAGACGGCATACATTTTTGCGCCCCTGTCGGTCATCGTCAGGAAGATGGTGATTACCGTGAATCCTGGCAGCCGCAGCAGATGAGCGAGCTGGCTCTGCAACGCGCAGAGCAAATTGCAGAGCAGGTGGTGAAGGCGCTGGGCGGTTATGGCCTGTTCGGCGTTGAGCTGTTTGTCTGTGGTGATGAAGTGGTGTTTAGCGAAGTCTCCCCCCGCCCGCACGATACCGGTATGGTGACGCTGATTTCTCAGGATCTCTCTGAGTTCGCCCTGCACGTCCGCGCTTTCCTGGGATTGCCAATTGGCGGCATCCGCCAGTACGGCCCTGCCGCTTCTGCCGTTATTTTGCCGGAGCTGGAGAGCGACAACGTGCAGTTCAGCAATGTAGGCAGCGTGCTGGGAGCCGGTTTACAGGTTCGCCTGTTTGGCAAGCCAGAAATTCGCGGAAAGCGTCGTTTAGGCGTGGCGCTGGCAACAGGTGAAAACGTTGATGACGCCATTCAGCGCGCCATTGCTTGTGCTGCCGGCGTGAAAGTCAGCGGCTAA
- a CDS encoding bifunctional 4-hydroxy-2-oxoglutarate aldolase/2-dehydro-3-deoxy-phosphogluconate aldolase — protein MTNWKTSAEQILTTGPVVPVIVVNKLEHAVPMAKALVAGGVKVLEVTLRTPCAMDALKAMIKEVPEAIVGAGTVLNVQQLKEVTDAGAQFVISPGVTESLLKAAVEGPVPLIPGISTVSELMTGLDYGLREFKFFPAEANGGVKALQAIGGPFPQVRFCPTGGISPANYRDYLALKSVLCIGGSWLVPADALEAGDYERITQLAKEAVAGAR, from the coding sequence ATGACTAACTGGAAGACCAGCGCAGAGCAGATCCTTACCACAGGCCCGGTTGTGCCGGTGATTGTTGTGAATAAGCTTGAGCATGCCGTACCCATGGCAAAAGCTCTGGTGGCAGGAGGCGTAAAAGTGCTGGAAGTGACGCTCCGCACGCCCTGCGCGATGGACGCGCTTAAAGCGATGATCAAAGAGGTACCGGAGGCCATTGTTGGTGCGGGTACGGTTCTTAACGTTCAGCAGCTGAAGGAAGTAACCGATGCAGGCGCGCAGTTTGTGATTAGCCCTGGCGTTACCGAGTCTCTGCTCAAGGCCGCGGTAGAGGGGCCAGTGCCGCTGATCCCGGGCATCAGCACCGTTTCAGAACTGATGACCGGCCTGGATTACGGGCTGCGGGAGTTCAAATTCTTCCCCGCTGAAGCCAACGGTGGCGTAAAAGCGCTGCAGGCAATCGGCGGTCCTTTCCCGCAGGTTCGCTTCTGCCCGACCGGCGGTATCTCTCCGGCTAATTATCGCGACTATCTGGCGCTGAAAAGCGTGCTCTGTATCGGCGGCTCGTGGCTGGTACCGGCGGATGCGCTGGAAGCAGGGGACTACGAGCGTATCACCCAACTGGCGAAAGAAGCCGTGGCGGGCGCGCGCTAA
- the zwf gene encoding glucose-6-phosphate dehydrogenase — translation MAVTQTAQACDLVIFGAKGDLARRKLLPSLYQLEKAGQIHEESRIIGVGRADWDKAAYTKVVREALETFMKEKIDEALWDKLSSRLDFCNLDVNDVAHFSKLGKMLDQKKRVTINYFAMPPGTFGAICKGLGSAKLNAQPARVVMEKPLGTSLDTSREINDQVAEFFEENQVFRIDHYLGKETVLNLLALRFANSLFASNWDNRTIDHVQITVAEEVGIEGRWGYFDKAGQMRDMIQNHLLQVLTFIAMSPPADLSADRIRDEKVKVLRSLRRIDHTNVREKTVRGQYTSGFVQGKKVPGYLEEEDANKQSSTETFVSIRVDIDDWRWAGVPFYLRTGKRLPTKCSEVVVYFKNPALNLFKESWQELPQNKLTIRLQPDEGVDIQILNKVPGLDHKHNLQTTKLDLSFSETFNQSHLADAYERLLLETMRGIQALFVRRDEVEEAWKWVDSIMDAWSADNEAPKPYQAGTWGPVASVAMITRDGRSWNEFE, via the coding sequence ATGGCGGTTACACAAACGGCTCAGGCATGCGATCTGGTGATTTTCGGTGCCAAAGGCGATCTCGCGCGCCGGAAACTGTTGCCTTCCCTTTATCAGTTAGAAAAAGCCGGCCAGATCCACGAAGAGTCCCGCATCATCGGGGTGGGACGTGCCGACTGGGATAAAGCAGCCTACACCAAGGTAGTACGCGAAGCGCTTGAAACCTTCATGAAGGAGAAAATCGACGAAGCGTTGTGGGACAAGTTAAGCAGCCGTCTCGATTTCTGTAATCTCGACGTGAATGATGTGGCGCACTTCAGCAAGTTGGGCAAAATGCTCGACCAGAAAAAACGCGTTACCATCAACTATTTCGCAATGCCGCCGGGAACGTTCGGCGCCATCTGTAAAGGTCTGGGATCGGCAAAACTGAATGCTCAGCCTGCCCGCGTTGTTATGGAAAAACCGCTGGGGACCTCGCTGGATACCTCACGCGAAATTAACGATCAGGTTGCTGAGTTCTTTGAAGAGAACCAGGTTTTCCGTATTGACCACTATTTGGGTAAAGAAACGGTACTGAACCTGCTTGCGTTGCGCTTTGCAAACTCGCTGTTTGCCTCTAACTGGGATAACCGCACTATCGATCACGTGCAGATTACCGTGGCTGAAGAGGTGGGGATTGAGGGACGCTGGGGCTACTTTGATAAAGCAGGCCAGATGCGTGACATGATCCAGAACCACTTGCTACAGGTTCTGACCTTTATCGCCATGTCTCCGCCCGCCGATCTCTCTGCAGACCGTATCCGTGATGAAAAGGTAAAAGTGCTGCGTTCGCTGCGCCGTATTGACCATACCAACGTGCGTGAGAAAACCGTGCGCGGCCAGTACACTTCCGGTTTTGTGCAGGGCAAAAAAGTGCCTGGCTACCTGGAAGAAGAAGATGCTAACAAACAGAGTAGCACCGAAACCTTCGTTTCAATCCGCGTGGATATTGATGACTGGCGCTGGGCTGGCGTGCCGTTCTACCTGCGTACCGGTAAGCGTTTGCCTACTAAATGTTCAGAAGTGGTGGTCTACTTCAAGAACCCGGCACTGAATCTGTTTAAAGAGTCCTGGCAGGAGTTACCGCAGAACAAACTCACCATTCGTCTGCAGCCGGATGAAGGTGTGGATATCCAGATCCTGAACAAAGTGCCAGGTCTTGATCACAAACATAACCTGCAAACCACCAAGCTGGATCTGAGCTTCTCTGAAACCTTTAATCAGTCGCACCTGGCTGACGCCTATGAGCGTCTGTTACTGGAAACCATGCGCGGCATTCAGGCGCTGTTTGTACGCCGTGACGAAGTGGAAGAAGCCTGGAAATGGGTCGACTCCATCATGGATGCCTGGTCCGCTGATAATGAAGCGCCTAAGCCTTATCAGGCTGGCACATGGGGTCCGGTGGCCTCCGTCGCCATGATCACCCGCGATGGCCGCTCCTGGAACGAGTTTGAGTAA
- a CDS encoding MurR/RpiR family transcriptional regulator, translating into MNMLEKIQAHLEHLSKSERKVAEVILASPDTAIHASIALLAREAGVSEPTVNRFCHRLQTKGFPDFKLLLAQSLANGTPYVSRNIEEHDSVEAYSAKIFESAMAGLDRVRQRLDATAVNRAVDLLTQSKKIAFFGLGASAAVAHDAMNKFFRFNVPVVYSDDIVMQRMCCINSTEGDVVVLISHTGRTKNLVELAQLARENDAAVLAITSPDSPLAREATLALTLDVPEDTDIYMPMVSRLAQLTLIDVLATGFTLRRGPKFRDNLKRVKAALKESRFEKEDTLVALPSLARS; encoded by the coding sequence ATGAATATGCTGGAAAAAATCCAGGCTCACCTGGAACACCTTAGCAAATCCGAGCGAAAAGTGGCGGAGGTAATTCTTGCCTCGCCCGATACCGCTATTCATGCCAGCATTGCGCTGCTGGCGCGCGAGGCGGGAGTCAGCGAGCCGACAGTTAACCGTTTCTGCCACCGCCTGCAAACCAAAGGCTTCCCTGATTTCAAGCTGTTGCTGGCACAAAGTCTGGCAAACGGAACGCCCTATGTCAGCCGCAACATTGAAGAACACGACAGCGTGGAAGCTTATTCAGCCAAAATTTTCGAGTCCGCCATGGCCGGTCTGGATCGCGTTCGCCAGCGTCTGGATGCCACTGCGGTGAACCGCGCCGTAGACCTGCTTACCCAGTCGAAAAAGATCGCCTTTTTCGGGCTGGGCGCTTCCGCTGCCGTAGCGCATGATGCGATGAATAAATTTTTTCGCTTCAATGTGCCTGTGGTCTATTCCGATGATATTGTGATGCAACGAATGTGCTGCATCAACAGCACGGAAGGTGATGTTGTGGTGCTGATTTCCCACACTGGCCGCACTAAAAATTTAGTTGAGCTGGCACAGCTTGCCCGTGAGAATGATGCCGCCGTGCTGGCTATCACCTCCCCGGACTCCCCGCTGGCGCGCGAAGCCACGCTGGCTCTGACGCTCGACGTGCCTGAAGACACGGATATCTATATGCCGATGGTTTCCCGTCTGGCACAGCTTACGCTGATAGATGTGCTGGCTACTGGCTTTACCCTGCGGCGGGGTCCCAAATTTCGCGATAACCTCAAGCGGGTTAAAGCGGCGTTAAAAGAGTCGAGATTTGAAAAAGAGGACACGCTGGTGGCGCTCCCGTCCCTGGCCCGTTCTTAG
- the pyk gene encoding pyruvate kinase encodes MSRRLRRTKIVTTLGPATDRDNNLEKIIAAGANVVRLNFSHGTAEDHLLRANKVREIAAKLGRHVAILGDLQGPKIRVSTFKEGKVFLSIGDRFLLDASLGKGEGDKDKVGIDYKGLPADVVPGDILLLDDGRVQLKVLEVQGMKVYTEVTVGGPLSNNKGINKLGGGLSAEALTEKDKADILTAAKINCDYLAVSFPRCGEDLNYARRLARDAGCDAKIVSKVERAEAVASQEAMDDIILASDVVMVARGDLGVEIGDPELVGIQKALIRRARQLNRSVITATQMMESMITNPMPTRAEVMDVANAVLDGTDAVMLSAETAAGQYPAETVTAMAKVCLGAEKIPSINVSKHRLDVQFDNIEEAIAMSAMYAANHLQGVTAIITMTESGRTALMTSRITSGLPIFAMSRHERTLNLTALYRGVTPVFFDSNNDGVVAAHDAINLLRDKGFLMSGDLVIVTQGDVMSTTGTTNTSRVLRVE; translated from the coding sequence ATGTCAAGACGTCTCAGAAGAACCAAGATTGTCACCACCCTGGGGCCCGCTACCGATCGCGATAATAACCTCGAAAAAATCATCGCTGCGGGTGCCAACGTTGTTCGTCTTAACTTCTCACATGGCACTGCGGAAGATCATCTGCTGCGGGCGAATAAAGTGCGCGAAATTGCGGCCAAACTGGGGCGCCATGTTGCAATCCTTGGCGATTTGCAGGGTCCAAAGATCCGCGTTTCGACCTTTAAAGAGGGCAAGGTATTCCTGAGCATCGGCGACCGTTTCCTGCTTGATGCCAGCCTGGGGAAAGGCGAAGGTGACAAGGATAAAGTCGGCATTGACTATAAAGGGCTGCCTGCTGATGTGGTGCCGGGCGACATTCTGCTGCTGGATGATGGTCGTGTTCAGCTAAAAGTGCTGGAAGTTCAGGGCATGAAAGTTTATACCGAAGTCACCGTCGGCGGCCCGTTGTCGAACAATAAGGGCATCAATAAGCTGGGCGGCGGACTCTCTGCAGAAGCGCTGACCGAAAAAGACAAAGCGGACATTCTTACCGCCGCCAAAATCAACTGTGACTACCTTGCTGTCTCCTTCCCGCGCTGTGGTGAAGACCTGAACTACGCACGCCGTCTGGCCCGCGATGCAGGCTGTGATGCGAAGATTGTCTCTAAAGTTGAGCGCGCTGAAGCGGTAGCCAGCCAGGAAGCGATGGATGATATTATTCTTGCCTCCGACGTGGTGATGGTCGCCAGGGGCGATTTGGGCGTGGAAATCGGCGACCCGGAACTGGTGGGCATTCAGAAGGCGCTGATCCGCCGTGCGCGTCAGCTTAACCGCTCGGTGATCACCGCGACCCAGATGATGGAGTCGATGATCACCAACCCAATGCCAACCCGTGCCGAAGTGATGGACGTGGCAAACGCCGTGCTGGACGGTACCGATGCCGTTATGCTCTCGGCAGAAACTGCCGCTGGCCAGTACCCTGCTGAGACCGTTACCGCCATGGCGAAAGTCTGCCTTGGCGCTGAAAAGATCCCCAGCATCAATGTCTCCAAACACCGCCTTGATGTGCAGTTTGATAACATTGAAGAGGCGATTGCGATGTCCGCCATGTATGCCGCCAACCATCTGCAGGGCGTGACCGCTATTATCACCATGACCGAATCGGGCCGTACCGCGTTGATGACCTCCCGCATCACTTCCGGCCTGCCGATTTTCGCTATGTCCCGTCATGAGCGTACCCTCAACCTCACCGCGCTCTATCGTGGCGTTACGCCGGTATTCTTCGACAGTAACAACGATGGCGTGGTCGCCGCACACGATGCCATTAACCTGCTGCGCGACAAGGGCTTCCTGATGTCTGGCGATCTGGTGATTGTGACCCAGGGCGACGTAATGAGCACCACCGGCACCACCAATACCAGTCGCGTTCTGCGCGTAGAGTAA